tgatgctgctgtcGCCTTTAGATGGGGCATGCGCTTCGCCTGGGACGCGCGCCCGCTGCACGTCCATTCCATTTCTGAGTACGTAAAGATGCCTGTGAGCCATACGatggaagggagagggagaggagccaaacaaacacacaaaaaggagAAGAACTCCAACAaccaacgcacgcgcacacacaaactccCCGCCACATACTCCCAGACGccagcggaggggggggggcgctaCAGGCTGCCTTGCCTTGGTTCCACACGCGCCCTTCCAACCTTGTGAGTAGAATAGAAGCaagaacagcaacaacaacagtgACACTCTTCAGCGCGTACGCTTCcagtgaggggggagggggtaacTCTTTCTCTTCGGCCCCCTCGTGTTCTCTTTTAGAGCTTGCCGCACTCGACCACTACAACCCGCTCCGTTggctcgccggcggccgtcAGCGGGATGGCCTCAATGGCCTTCACCACAGCCCATCCGTCCACGACGCGGCCGAAACAAATGCACGTGCCGTTCAGGTGCGGCGCCTTGTCAGCCGTCAGGATAAAAAACTGCGACCCATTCAAGTGCGGCGCACTTACGGCGGTGCCTAAGAGACCCATTCGATCGAACTTGGACGCCTTTACCTCTTCCGGCGCATCAAAAAATTCGCCGTAGATGGAAAGCTGACCCGTCCCTTGACCAGACACGATATCGCCGCCTTGCACGAGATAGCCTTTGCACACGCGGTGCACCGTCGTGTTGCGGTACGTCAACTGCGGCAGAAACTGGTCTCGGAAGGATGGCTCACCGATCCCGTCGATGCTGGagacctgcggcagcacatTTTCTCCTGTGCACAGCTTCAGAAAGTTCTCCGAAGCAATAGGGCACTTCTTCGTGAAAAGCTCGAAGGTCACACGGTGCGGGGGCTGGCTGCCAATGGCGATGTCCATGAACGCGTGCCCCGCCCCAGCCGCCCATCTGATTGTAGATCGCGTAAACATTGCCGTCGTCCACTCTACCAGCAGCGAGGTGACGGCGCGGACGTAAAAATCAACAGCATCCGTGCACGTGGTGCACAAGTAAatgggggtgggtgggtggtgaaAGGAGTGAGTAGgcgagggtggcggccgTACCTCAAAGATGGGGCGAAACGAGGCAGGAGGGTGAGAATGTGGAGCGAGAACCCCGACATGCATAGACACCAACGCCAgagcggcgaaggcgagaCGTGATGGCGGCGGGGCGGGTGCTGAGAGCAGTCGAAGGGTGGATGCcgggaaagagaaagaggcgacCGAGAGATTCGCAAAGCGGTTGCACGACACCTACTTCATGAATGCTGCTCACGAAGAGCAGCGTGCTAGACCGCTTTCGTTCGATCCAGTTCTCGGCTTTGAGGCCCATCTATCGCGAATTCCTCACCAACCTCCCCAGGCGCGTAcagacgcaggcgcacatgGCGACGTAGACGTGGCGATGCGAGGATGCTGCGCCGGCAAAAGACGCCCTCGTCATAAACATCGCCCATAcaacatatatatatatatatgttgTGTTTTGCGTTGGGCGCACATTTTGCTACAGCACAACCGCGTCTCGCGAGGTCGCTCTCCAAAGTTGTGACACGCATTACAACGTTGGGCGCCGCggaaacaaaacgaaaagaagaaacaacaacaaagaataTATATGTATAGATAGATCGATACGCGACGGTCGCCATAGGCGACGCGATATTTCCCTTGCTGgtcgcgtgtgcgcgtgcgtgtgtctatGAGCAACCCCCCTCCTTTCGCGGAGGAGCGAATTGCTTGCTTCTATGGATGcgagggtggcggtggcgatggcacGGCGACAGGATCTCCCATCGAGGCTATACACACTCAGCATATATCGTGCATACATACGCGACAGGTGACGCTGacacacggagagagggaggggcaggggtGAGATGAAGTGCCGCAGTTGGCGATTCTATAGCATCGCACGTTTGGCgttgtgtgggcgtgtgcgcatgttcctcgacagcagcggcgaccgtACCGAAAAGCAACAACAGCCGTCAAGGCTCTATGAGTAGGCAGAGTCCATTGGATGCCGTAAAGCAAcgcggagagaagagaagcgatGAACTAGAATCTCAGATCACCTCGACCGGGTACAGCCCCGGTTCTTCCTCCAGCGTAGAAAGAGCGAGGCCGtcctgcaggaggcgctcgaCCGCGTCCTCGTCAGCGCTGAAGAGGTCCCAGCCCGGCTCGCCCAGGACTTCCCGCCAGTTGTCCCACTCGCAGTACTCGCTGGCGATGAGGCAGTGCTGCGGCTTCAGAGCAgccacgtcgctgctgtgcaacCGTTGAAGCTCAGCAAGGGTGTGCGCGTACACCGGAAACGCCGGTGACGCATCGTTCAGCTTCCAACCAATCAAATGGCTTGtgtggagcagcagtggcatcGACTTTTGCACTGGTCGGAATTGCGAAGATGACGAGTGTGTTTCGGTGGCCACGGGTGGTATCGTCGCAaagccgcgccgctgcaagtAGGAAGCTAGAAGGCGAGTCTTCTTTGAGCACGGGGCAGACACCGGCGATGATGCGGCGGCAGGCAGGCCGGCCCACGGAACCCGGTTGCCTGGCCTAAGACTGACTCCCGC
This genomic stretch from Leishmania donovani BPK282A1 complete genome, chromosome 36 harbors:
- a CDS encoding cyclophilin-like protein — translated: MHVGVLAPHSHPPASFRPIFEVRPPPSPTHSFHHPPTPIYLCTTCTDAVDFYVRAVTSLLVEWTTAMFTRSTIRWAAGAGHAFMDIAIGSQPPHRVTFELFTKKCPIASENFLKLCTGENVLPQVSSIDGIGEPSFRDQFLPQLTYRNTTVHRVCKGYLVQGGDIVSGQGTGQLSIYGEFFDAPEEVKASKFDRMGLLGTAVSAPHLNGSQFFILTADKAPHLNGTCICFGRVVDGWAVVKAIEAIPLTAAGEPTERVVVVECGKL